The Methanobacterium sp. genomic interval CACCAGTGTTTGCACATGATCCTACAAGTGATGCACCTTTAGCAAATGCTATTTTACATTCCTTACTTAGTGCACCAAATGACATTCCTGCAATTAAAACTGGAGTATCTAAAACGAGAGGTTCTTCTGCATACCTTGTCCCTAGAACAACTCCTGTATTACAGGCTTCTCTGTATTTATCTACCGGGGCAATTGATGCCTGGGCTGGTAGTATGATAATGTCATCGAAGTTTGGAAGACGTCTTTCAGTTCCAAAACCTCTTAATACATATTTACCTGCTTTAGATGTGAATCTTATATCTGCAATAGTTCTTGGATCCCAGATACTTCCAGCACCGCTTGGTATTAAAACAGGACATGCTGCAAAACATGATCCGCACATTATACACCTTGATTTATCGATTTCTGCATGGTTATCTACTATTTGAATTGCATCTGTTGGACAGACAATTTCACATGTTCCACAAAACACACACAGACCCTGTGTGGCATTTGCAAGGTCTGAAGAATCATATGGGACCAATGCTGAGCTTTGTGATGATGATCCGTTTATTTCAAATCCCTGCTGGATTCCTGTGGCCACATCCCTTACATCTACTGCTTTTAAGCACTTATGTTCGCATGCCTCAACACATGCGAGTTTTCCACCGTTAGTTTCAGCGCATTGCTGCTCACATTTTAGCATCAAGTCTTCAGTGTAAGTTATACTTCCAATAGGACACATTAAGACACATAATCTACATCCAATACACTTATCATGGTCAATTTTCACAACGCCGTTTTCACGATATATTGCGTCTCTAAAGCATCCTTTAATACATGACGGATTTATGCACTGTTGACAGACTGTTGTCTGGTATCCTTTGGTCATTTTATGTAAAAATAATGCGCTATCATTGTTAACTTTACTGCAAGCCTCTACACATTCATTACATCCATCACAATCTTCTGGATTTGTTAAAAGAATTTGTTTCATTTTTGATCACCCGTAAAATGGTCTTAATTTTTTAGGTTCGAGTTTAGTGAAATTACTGATATCTGCTTCTATTTTATAAGTATCAAAGATTTCCTTAAGTTTATTTTTATCATCAGAATCTAATTCACGCACTTCAGCGTTTGTACCGGTTTCATATGTTCCCCCAATGTAAATAGATCCTCCAATCATCCAGTCCCCGGTATCATTTCCTGCATTACCAGTAACGATAATATCACCACTTAACATGTAAAGACCGGCTAAATTTCCAATATTGCCATCAATAACAAGTACTCCTCCTTTGTTCAGCTGCCCTATTCCATTACCAGCATTTCCTCTGACAACGATTGTTCCTGCATAGGTTCCAAAGCCAACTCCATCTTCTGCTGAACCATTAACTATTATTTCCCCGCCTGTCATGTTATCTCCAACATAACGGCCGGCATTACCATCAATTTCTATTTTTGCACCATCAGTTAATGCACCTACAAAATCTCCAACATCACCTTTTAAAGTGATACTAACTCCTTCTTTGAGTCCAACTGCTATAGAATCTAACTTTTCAGGGACTTCAATCTTTAAAAGATTGTTATCATTTGCTATTTCTTTTTTTATTCCACTATTAATTTGACGTGTGGATATTTCCTCATTGGATGTCACTTCTTCGGTCATTTCCTCCGTTCCTCCATTTATCCATTTTTTATAAGATAAATAAGGGGTACTTAATAAACCTTGTTATCTGTATAACTTTTATTATAGAACATTCAATATTAAAGTGAGAATAATCTTACAATATTAAATTATTGAAAACCAGAACCTAATTTGAGGTGACCAGATGAGAACTTTGATTACTAACCTTAAAGGACAGTGTTTATTTAATGTATCAATGAAGACACAGGCTGAAGGCTTAATTTTAATAAGTGATAAGCATCATAGAAAAACTGAGCTTGATAAATTCATTAAA includes:
- a CDS encoding glutamate synthase-related protein, producing MKQILLTNPEDCDGCNECVEACSKVNNDSALFLHKMTKGYQTTVCQQCINPSCIKGCFRDAIYRENGVVKIDHDKCIGCRLCVLMCPIGSITYTEDLMLKCEQQCAETNGGKLACVEACEHKCLKAVDVRDVATGIQQGFEINGSSSQSSALVPYDSSDLANATQGLCVFCGTCEIVCPTDAIQIVDNHAEIDKSRCIMCGSCFAACPVLIPSGAGSIWDPRTIADIRFTSKAGKYVLRGFGTERRLPNFDDIIILPAQASIAPVDKYREACNTGVVLGTRYAEEPLVLDTPVLIAGMSFGALSKECKIAFAKGASLVGSCANTGEGGMLPEEREYADKLAVQYSSGRFGVSVDYLNAGDAIEVKIGQGAKPGMGGHLLAEKVSPEVAQIRGIPIGTDALSPCRFLDATKEGDLAKHIELIREVTDWRIPIIVKLGPGRVDEDVRIAAEVGADIISVDGMEGGTGAAPEVVIEHTGVPTLASLVQAVNSLEEMGMKDEIDLIITGGIRSGADVAKAMAMGADAAYIGTGAMIAAGCRACRMCYTGKCPVGVATQDPILRERMDVDIAAERVGNYIKSMTEETKMLAQLAGHNDIRNFSPDDLRALDTNTAAITGLRLIGK
- a CDS encoding tributyrin esterase; this translates as MTEEVTSNEEISTRQINSGIKKEIANDNNLLKIEVPEKLDSIAVGLKEGVSITLKGDVGDFVGALTDGAKIEIDGNAGRYVGDNMTGGEIIVNGSAEDGVGFGTYAGTIVVRGNAGNGIGQLNKGGVLVIDGNIGNLAGLYMLSGDIIVTGNAGNDTGDWMIGGSIYIGGTYETGTNAEVRELDSDDKNKLKEIFDTYKIEADISNFTKLEPKKLRPFYG